Proteins from a single region of Streptomyces griseiscabiei:
- a CDS encoding bifunctional nuclease family protein: MNELDVVGVRVEMPSNQPIVLLREVGGDRYLPIWIGPGEATAIAFAQQGMAPARPLTHDLFKDVLEAVGQELTEVRITDLREGVFYAELVFASGVEVSARPSDAIALALRTGTPIFGSDGVLDDAGIAIPDEQEDEVEKFREFLDQISPEDFGTNSQ; the protein is encoded by the coding sequence GTGAACGAGCTCGATGTCGTAGGTGTCCGGGTCGAAATGCCCTCCAACCAACCGATCGTGCTCCTGCGCGAAGTGGGAGGCGACCGCTACCTCCCCATCTGGATCGGGCCGGGGGAGGCGACGGCGATCGCTTTCGCCCAGCAGGGCATGGCACCCGCCCGGCCGCTGACCCATGACCTGTTCAAGGACGTGCTGGAGGCCGTCGGCCAGGAGCTCACGGAAGTGCGTATCACCGACCTGCGTGAGGGCGTCTTCTACGCGGAGCTGGTGTTCGCCAGTGGGGTCGAGGTGAGCGCGCGGCCTTCCGACGCCATAGCGCTGGCGCTGCGCACCGGGACGCCGATCTTCGGCAGCGACGGGGTGCTCGACGACGCGGGCATCGCGATCCCGGACGAGCAGGAGGACGAGGTGGAGAAGTTCCGCGAGTTCCTCGACCAGATCTCGCCCGAGGACTTCGGCACGAACAGTCAGTGA
- a CDS encoding DUF881 domain-containing protein — protein MCGMPQQPPVRSTPTRPSRPDASMSLLTNVMDHSLDDGYAEAAARRKAAGTEGLPKTVRAKLGLAVGLVLAALVVTVGAAQARISAPVVAKEREELIDRIQRETTTADELEDSVDALRDDVSARQRKALKDDGGSDGHDLVSILSGAVEVHGPGVRLVVNDSKDAAQGGDGDPRETSGFSDTGRVRDRDMQRVVNGLWASGAEAVSINGQRLTALSAIRAAGDAILVDNKPLAPPYTVLAVGDGQRLSTRFQNSPDGLYLHALHENFDIRATISVEDDIKVPAAPSVIVRTAEPSTEKGTS, from the coding sequence ATGTGCGGCATGCCGCAGCAGCCCCCCGTTCGGAGCACACCCACGCGCCCGTCGCGTCCGGATGCCTCCATGTCGCTGCTCACCAACGTCATGGATCACAGCCTCGACGACGGATACGCCGAGGCCGCCGCCCGCAGGAAGGCCGCGGGCACCGAGGGCCTGCCGAAGACGGTACGGGCCAAGCTGGGGCTCGCGGTCGGTCTGGTGCTCGCCGCGCTGGTGGTGACGGTGGGCGCGGCGCAGGCGCGGATAAGCGCTCCCGTGGTCGCCAAGGAGCGCGAGGAGCTCATCGACCGCATCCAGCGCGAGACGACGACCGCGGACGAGCTGGAGGACTCCGTGGACGCGCTCCGCGACGACGTGAGCGCCCGCCAGCGCAAGGCCCTCAAGGACGACGGCGGCAGCGACGGGCACGACCTGGTGAGCATCCTGTCGGGCGCCGTCGAGGTGCACGGCCCCGGGGTCCGGCTCGTCGTCAACGACTCGAAGGACGCCGCCCAGGGCGGTGACGGCGACCCGCGGGAGACGTCCGGGTTCTCGGACACCGGCCGAGTACGCGACCGGGACATGCAGCGCGTCGTCAACGGACTGTGGGCGTCGGGCGCCGAGGCCGTCTCGATCAACGGACAGCGGCTCACCGCGCTGTCGGCGATCAGGGCCGCCGGTGACGCGATACTGGTCGACAACAAGCCACTGGCGCCGCCTTACACGGTCCTCGCGGTGGGGGACGGGCAGCGGCTGAGCACCAGGTTCCAGAACAGCCCCGACGGGCTGTATCTGCACGCCCTCCACGAGAACTTCGACATCCGGGCGACCATCTCCGTCGAGGACGACATCAAGGTGCCGGCCGCGCCGAGCGTGATCGTACGAACAGCAGAACCCAGCACAGAGAAGGGCACATCGTGA
- a CDS encoding mannose-1-phosphate guanyltransferase, with amino-acid sequence MKAVVMAGGEGTRLRPMTSSMPKPLLPVANRPIMEHVLRLLKRHGLNETVVTVQFLASLVKNYFGDGEELGMELTYANEEKPLGTAGSVKNAEEALKDDAFLVISGDALTDFDLTELINFHKEKGALVTVCLTRVPNPLEFGITIVDEEGKVERFLEKPTWGQVFSDTVNTGIYVMEPEVFDYVEADVPVDWSGDVFPQLMKEGKPVYGYVAEGYWEDVGTHESYVKAQADVLEGKVDVEIDGFELSPGVWIAEGAEVHPDAVLRGPLYVGDYAKVEAGAEIREHTVVGSNVVVKSGAFLHKAVVHDNVYIGQHSNLRGCVVGKNTDIMRAARIEDGAVIGDECLVGEESIIQGNVRVYPFKTIEAGAFVNTSVIWESRGQAHLFGARGVSGILNVEITPELAVRLAGAYATTLKKGSTVTTARDHSRGARALKRAVISALQASAIDVRDLENVPLPVARQQTARGSAGGIMLRTTPGVPDSVDIMFFDGQGADLSQASQRKLDRVFARQEYRRAFPGEIGDLHFPASVFDSYTGSLLRNVDTTGITESGLKVVVDASNGSAGLVLPSLLGKLGVDSLTINPGLDESRPTETGDMRRSGLVRLGEIVASSRAAFGVRFDPVGERLSLVDEKGRIVEDDRALLVMLDLVAAERRSGRVALPVTTTRIGEQVAAYHGTQVEWTTTSPDDLTRVGGDETTIFGGDGRGGFIVPEFSSVFDGTAAFVRLIGLVARTQLTLSQIDARIPRAHVLKRDLATPWAVKGLVMRRVVEAAGDRFVDTTDGVRVVETDGRWVMVLPDPAEAVTHLWAEGPDDASAQALLDEWAAVVDSAGR; translated from the coding sequence ATGAAGGCCGTCGTGATGGCCGGAGGCGAAGGCACACGCCTTCGCCCCATGACCTCGAGCATGCCCAAACCGCTCCTGCCCGTGGCGAACCGCCCGATCATGGAGCACGTACTGAGGCTGCTCAAAAGGCATGGGCTCAACGAGACCGTCGTTACTGTCCAGTTCCTGGCATCGCTCGTCAAGAACTACTTCGGTGATGGCGAGGAGCTCGGGATGGAGCTCACCTATGCCAACGAGGAGAAGCCACTCGGTACCGCCGGGAGCGTCAAGAACGCCGAAGAGGCGCTGAAGGACGATGCGTTCCTTGTCATCTCCGGCGATGCCCTCACGGACTTCGACCTCACCGAACTCATCAATTTCCACAAGGAAAAGGGTGCGCTGGTCACCGTCTGTCTGACCCGGGTGCCGAATCCTCTGGAATTCGGAATCACGATCGTGGACGAGGAAGGCAAGGTCGAGCGCTTCCTGGAGAAGCCGACCTGGGGGCAGGTCTTCTCGGACACCGTGAACACGGGCATCTATGTGATGGAGCCCGAGGTCTTCGACTATGTCGAGGCCGACGTTCCCGTCGACTGGTCCGGTGATGTCTTCCCGCAGCTGATGAAGGAGGGCAAGCCGGTCTACGGCTATGTCGCCGAGGGCTACTGGGAGGACGTCGGCACGCACGAGAGCTATGTCAAGGCTCAGGCCGACGTGCTGGAGGGCAAGGTCGACGTCGAGATCGACGGGTTCGAGCTCTCGCCCGGAGTGTGGATCGCCGAAGGCGCGGAGGTGCACCCCGACGCCGTTCTTCGAGGGCCCCTCTACGTCGGGGACTACGCCAAGGTCGAGGCCGGCGCCGAAATCCGTGAACACACCGTCGTGGGCTCGAACGTCGTCGTGAAGAGCGGTGCCTTCCTGCACAAGGCCGTGGTCCACGACAACGTCTACATCGGGCAGCACAGCAATCTGCGCGGATGCGTCGTCGGCAAGAACACCGACATCATGCGGGCGGCACGGATCGAGGACGGCGCCGTGATCGGCGATGAGTGCCTCGTCGGCGAAGAATCGATCATCCAGGGGAATGTGCGCGTCTATCCCTTCAAGACGATCGAGGCCGGAGCCTTCGTCAACACCTCGGTGATCTGGGAATCGCGAGGACAGGCGCATCTGTTCGGCGCCCGTGGCGTCTCCGGCATTCTGAACGTGGAGATCACCCCCGAGCTGGCCGTGAGACTCGCGGGGGCGTATGCCACGACCCTCAAGAAGGGCTCCACGGTCACCACCGCCCGTGACCACTCCCGAGGCGCGCGTGCGCTGAAGCGGGCGGTCATCTCGGCACTGCAGGCCAGCGCCATCGACGTACGGGACCTGGAGAACGTACCGCTGCCCGTGGCGCGGCAGCAGACCGCGCGGGGCAGTGCCGGCGGGATCATGCTCCGGACGACGCCAGGGGTGCCGGACTCCGTCGACATCATGTTCTTCGACGGACAGGGCGCGGACCTGTCGCAGGCCAGTCAGCGAAAGCTCGACCGGGTGTTCGCGCGGCAGGAGTACCGGCGCGCGTTCCCGGGTGAGATCGGGGACCTGCACTTCCCGGCCAGTGTGTTCGACTCGTACACCGGGTCGTTGCTGCGGAACGTCGACACGACCGGGATCACCGAGTCCGGGCTCAAGGTCGTCGTGGACGCGTCCAACGGCAGCGCCGGCCTCGTGCTGCCGAGTCTGCTCGGCAAGCTGGGCGTCGACTCGCTGACGATCAACCCGGGCCTCGACGAGTCCAGGCCGACGGAGACCGGCGACATGCGGCGGTCGGGGCTGGTGCGCCTGGGCGAGATCGTGGCGTCCTCGCGGGCCGCGTTCGGTGTGCGGTTCGACCCCGTCGGTGAGCGGCTGTCGCTCGTCGACGAGAAGGGGCGGATCGTCGAGGACGACCGGGCCCTGCTGGTCATGCTCGACCTGGTGGCCGCCGAGCGCCGGAGCGGGCGGGTGGCGCTGCCGGTGACCACGACGAGGATCGGCGAGCAGGTCGCGGCGTACCACGGCACGCAGGTCGAGTGGACGACCACCTCGCCGGACGACCTCACCCGGGTCGGCGGGGACGAGACGACGATCTTCGGTGGCGACGGGCGCGGCGGGTTCATCGTGCCCGAGTTCAGCAGCGTCTTCGACGGGACGGCCGCCTTCGTACGGCTCATCGGGCTGGTGGCGCGGACGCAGCTCACGCTGAGCCAGATCGACGCGCGGATTCCGCGGGCGCACGTCCTCAAGCGCGACCTCGCCACGCCCTGGGCCGTCAAGGGCCTGGTGATGCGCCGGGTCGTGGAGGCGGCCGGGGACCGGTTCGTCGACACCACCGACGGTGTGCGGGTCGTGGAGACCGACGGGCGGTGGGTGATGGTTCTGCCGGACCCGGCCGAGGCCGTCACGCATCTGTGGGCCGAGGGGCCCGACGACGCCTCCGCACAGGCCCTGCTCGACGAGTGGGCGGCCGTCGTGGACAGCGCCGGCCGCTGA
- the ftsR gene encoding transcriptional regulator FtsR, whose translation MLRTTSGGADHGTAAADSGLMSIGTVLNALREEIPEVTISKIRFLESEGLIEPQRTPSGYRKFSAGDVERLGHVLRMQRDHYLPLKVIREYLEALERGEDVRLPSVGRQRDVGDGERLSELFGFGAPEEATAARIGRGELVAGAGIDEEQLAEWESYGLVAPLPDGSYDAESLTVATLVVELGRFGIEPRHLRVMRAAADREAGLVDQVVAPLRLHRNPQTRAHAEDRTRELAGLTVKLHAALVQSALGVRLR comes from the coding sequence ATGCTTCGAACAACGAGCGGTGGTGCCGACCACGGCACCGCCGCCGCGGACAGTGGCCTGATGAGCATCGGCACGGTGCTGAACGCACTGCGCGAGGAGATCCCCGAGGTAACCATCTCCAAGATCCGTTTCCTGGAGTCGGAGGGGCTCATCGAGCCGCAGCGGACCCCCTCGGGGTATCGCAAGTTCAGCGCCGGGGACGTCGAGCGGCTCGGACACGTCCTCAGGATGCAGAGGGACCACTATCTGCCGCTCAAGGTCATCCGCGAGTATCTGGAGGCCCTGGAGCGCGGTGAGGACGTACGGCTGCCGTCCGTGGGGCGCCAGCGTGACGTCGGTGACGGAGAGCGCCTGAGCGAGCTGTTCGGCTTCGGGGCGCCCGAGGAGGCCACGGCAGCCCGGATCGGGCGCGGCGAGCTGGTGGCCGGCGCCGGGATCGACGAGGAGCAGCTGGCCGAGTGGGAGTCGTACGGGCTGGTGGCCCCGCTGCCGGACGGTTCGTACGACGCCGAATCCCTCACCGTCGCCACGCTTGTGGTGGAACTGGGGCGGTTCGGTATCGAGCCCCGGCATCTGCGGGTGATGAGGGCCGCCGCGGACCGGGAGGCCGGGCTGGTCGACCAGGTCGTGGCGCCCCTGCGGCTGCACCGTAACCCGCAGACCAGAGCGCATGCGGAGGACCGGACGAGGGAGCTGGCGGGGCTCACGGTCAAGCTGCATGCCGCTCTCGTGCAGAGCGCCCTGGGTGTGCGGCTCCGCTGA
- a CDS encoding PTS sugar transporter subunit IIA, which translates to MTTVTSPLAGRAIGLAAVPDPVFSGAMVGPGTAIDPAREAGEAVAPVDGVVVSLHPHAFVVVDSEGHGVLVHLGIDTVQLNGEGFELLVNKGDTVQRGQAVVRWDPAAVEAAGKSPICPVVALEATADSLSELREDGEVKAGDTLFGWQ; encoded by the coding sequence ATGACCACCGTGACGTCCCCTCTCGCAGGACGCGCCATCGGACTGGCCGCCGTACCGGACCCCGTCTTCTCCGGAGCGATGGTCGGTCCCGGCACGGCGATCGACCCCGCGCGCGAGGCGGGAGAGGCTGTCGCCCCTGTCGACGGAGTCGTCGTCTCCCTGCACCCGCACGCGTTCGTCGTGGTCGACAGTGAGGGACACGGGGTGCTGGTCCACCTCGGCATCGACACCGTGCAGCTGAACGGTGAGGGCTTCGAGCTGCTCGTCAACAAGGGAGACACCGTGCAGCGGGGCCAGGCCGTCGTGCGCTGGGACCCTGCCGCCGTCGAGGCCGCGGGCAAGTCCCCGATCTGTCCCGTCGTGGCGTTGGAGGCCACGGCCGACTCCCTCTCCGAGCTTCGTGAGGACGGCGAAGTGAAGGCCGGCGACACGCTCTTCGGATGGCAGTGA
- a CDS encoding DUF881 domain-containing protein yields the protein MNERDETPRPKPAPGGGEDDSPTTRLRRELPQEVPSTAAEEPGEAPSGEQSKVTGRQRLAQGLWPPRFTRAQLIVALLLFGLGFGLAIQVASNNDDSALRGARQEDLVRILDELDDRTQRLEEEKQGLEDQRTELENSSDQAEEARKQTVEKERQLGILAGTVAAQGPGITVTIDDTKGTVEADMLLDAIQELRAAGAEAIQVNGVRVVASTYLTDSGEGIKVDGNKITQPFRFKVIGNPQDLEPALNIPGGVVQTLEKEQATVTVRRADKIVVDALRAAKQPDYARSSSQ from the coding sequence ATGAACGAGCGCGACGAGACGCCGAGGCCGAAGCCGGCGCCGGGCGGGGGAGAGGACGACTCCCCGACGACCCGGCTGCGCCGGGAACTTCCCCAGGAGGTGCCCTCCACGGCCGCAGAGGAGCCCGGTGAGGCCCCTTCCGGCGAGCAGAGCAAGGTGACCGGGCGGCAGCGGCTGGCCCAGGGGCTGTGGCCGCCGCGCTTCACCCGGGCCCAACTCATCGTGGCCCTCCTGCTGTTCGGCCTCGGCTTCGGGCTGGCCATCCAGGTGGCGTCCAACAACGACGACAGCGCCCTGCGCGGAGCACGTCAGGAGGATCTCGTACGCATCCTCGATGAACTGGATGACCGTACGCAGCGTCTGGAGGAGGAGAAGCAGGGTCTCGAGGACCAGCGCACCGAGTTGGAGAACAGCTCGGACCAGGCCGAGGAGGCACGCAAGCAGACGGTCGAGAAGGAACGGCAACTCGGCATTCTGGCGGGCACGGTGGCGGCGCAGGGGCCCGGCATCACAGTGACGATCGACGACACGAAGGGGACGGTCGAGGCGGACATGCTGCTCGACGCGATCCAGGAGCTGCGCGCGGCCGGCGCGGAGGCGATCCAGGTGAACGGCGTCCGGGTCGTGGCGAGTACCTATCTGACCGATTCCGGTGAGGGAATCAAGGTCGACGGGAACAAGATCACCCAGCCGTTTCGTTTCAAGGTCATCGGCAACCCGCAGGACCTCGAACCCGCACTGAACATTCCCGGAGGCGTGGTGCAGACACTGGAGAAGGAGCAGGCCACCGTGACCGTGCGGCGGGCGGACAAGATCGTCGTGGACGCCTTGCGAGCGGCGAAGCAGCCTGACTACGCTCGGTCGTCCTCCCAGTGA
- a CDS encoding small basic family protein, which yields MIAVLGLVLGVVAGLLVRPEVPAVVEPYLPIAVVAALDAVFGGLRAMLDGIFDDKVFVVSFLSNVVVAALIVFLGDKLGVGAQLSTGVVVVLGIRIFSNAAAIRRHVFRA from the coding sequence GTGATCGCCGTACTGGGCCTCGTCCTCGGAGTCGTGGCCGGACTGTTGGTCCGGCCCGAGGTACCGGCGGTCGTCGAGCCGTATCTCCCCATCGCCGTGGTCGCGGCGCTCGACGCCGTCTTCGGCGGTCTGCGCGCGATGCTGGACGGCATCTTCGACGACAAGGTCTTCGTGGTCTCGTTCCTGTCGAACGTGGTCGTGGCCGCCCTGATCGTCTTCCTGGGCGACAAGTTGGGCGTCGGCGCGCAGCTGTCCACGGGCGTCGTGGTCGTCCTCGGAATCCGTATCTTCTCCAACGCCGCGGCGATCCGCCGGCACGTGTTCCGGGCGTGA
- the ptsP gene encoding phosphoenolpyruvate--protein phosphotransferase, whose protein sequence is METTLRGVGVSHGVAIGEVRHMGTAVLEPPAKQIPAEDAEREQGRARKAVDAVAADLIARGNLAGGEAQAVLEAQALMAQDPELMADVERRVAVGSTAERAVYDAFAAYRALLAGAGEYLAGRVADLDDVRNRIVARLLGVPMPGVPDSDEPYVLIARDLAPADTALLDPTLVLGFVTEEGGPTSHSAILARALGVPAVVALPGAGELAEGTVIAVDGSTGEIFVNPSAEKKAELEAAAATRKAALAASSGPGATSDGHKVPLLANVGGPADVPAAVEAGAEGVGLFRTEFLFLDDSRTAPSEEKQVEAYRQVLEAFPEGRVVVRVLDAGADKPLEFLTPADEPNPALGVRGLRTLLDHPEVLRTQLTALAKAAEGLPVYLEVMAPMVADRTDAKAFADACREAGLRAKFGAMVEIPSAALRARSILQEVEFLSLGTNDLAQYTFAADRQVGAVSRLQDPWQPALLDLVALSAEAAKAEGKSCGVCGEAASDPLLACVLTGLGVTSLSMGAASIPYVRGQLAKYTLAQCERAAAAARAADTAEEARAAAQAVLSGE, encoded by the coding sequence ATGGAGACAACGCTGCGAGGCGTCGGTGTGAGCCACGGTGTGGCGATCGGCGAGGTTCGGCATATGGGAACGGCGGTGCTGGAGCCGCCCGCCAAGCAGATCCCTGCGGAGGACGCGGAGCGCGAGCAGGGCCGCGCCCGTAAGGCGGTGGACGCGGTCGCCGCCGATCTGATCGCGCGCGGCAATCTGGCCGGGGGTGAGGCCCAGGCCGTGCTGGAGGCCCAGGCCCTGATGGCCCAGGACCCCGAGCTGATGGCGGATGTGGAGCGTCGTGTCGCCGTGGGGAGCACGGCGGAGCGGGCCGTCTACGACGCCTTCGCCGCGTACCGTGCGCTGCTGGCCGGAGCCGGTGAGTACCTCGCGGGTCGCGTGGCCGACCTCGACGATGTGCGGAATCGTATCGTCGCCCGTCTGCTCGGGGTTCCGATGCCGGGTGTGCCGGACAGCGACGAGCCGTACGTGCTCATCGCGCGTGATCTGGCGCCCGCCGACACCGCGCTGCTCGATCCGACGCTCGTGCTCGGTTTCGTCACCGAGGAGGGCGGGCCGACCAGTCACAGCGCGATTCTGGCGCGGGCGCTCGGGGTGCCGGCCGTGGTGGCGCTGCCGGGGGCCGGTGAACTGGCCGAGGGCACGGTGATCGCCGTGGACGGCAGCACCGGTGAGATCTTCGTGAACCCGAGTGCGGAGAAGAAGGCGGAGCTGGAGGCCGCGGCCGCTACGCGGAAGGCCGCGCTGGCCGCGTCGAGCGGGCCGGGTGCGACGTCCGACGGACACAAGGTTCCGCTGCTGGCCAACGTGGGCGGTCCCGCCGATGTGCCGGCGGCCGTGGAGGCCGGGGCCGAGGGTGTGGGGCTGTTCCGTACCGAGTTCCTGTTCCTCGACGACAGTAGGACGGCGCCGTCCGAGGAGAAGCAGGTCGAGGCGTACCGGCAGGTGCTGGAGGCCTTCCCCGAGGGGCGTGTCGTCGTGCGGGTGCTCGACGCCGGTGCCGACAAACCGCTGGAGTTCCTGACGCCGGCCGATGAGCCGAACCCGGCGCTCGGTGTGCGCGGGTTGCGGACGCTGCTCGACCACCCCGAGGTGCTGCGGACGCAGCTGACGGCTCTGGCGAAGGCCGCCGAAGGGCTGCCGGTCTACCTCGAGGTCATGGCGCCGATGGTCGCCGACCGCACGGACGCCAAGGCGTTCGCCGACGCCTGTCGTGAGGCGGGGCTGCGGGCCAAGTTCGGTGCCATGGTGGAGATCCCGTCGGCGGCGCTGCGGGCGCGGTCGATCCTGCAGGAGGTGGAGTTCCTGTCGCTGGGGACCAACGACCTCGCGCAGTACACGTTCGCGGCCGACCGGCAGGTGGGTGCGGTGTCGCGGCTGCAGGACCCGTGGCAGCCCGCGCTGCTCGACCTGGTCGCGCTGTCCGCGGAGGCGGCGAAGGCCGAGGGCAAGAGCTGCGGGGTGTGCGGCGAGGCCGCGTCCGACCCGCTGCTGGCCTGTGTGCTGACCGGTCTGGGTGTCACCTCCCTGTCCATGGGTGCGGCGTCGATCCCGTATGTGCGGGGGCAGTTGGCGAAGTACACGCTGGCGCAGTGCGAGCGGGCCGCGGCCGCGGCGCGTGCGGCGGACACGGCCGAGGAGGCGCGCGCCGCCGCGCAGGCGGTGCTGTCGGGCGAGTAG
- a CDS encoding FHA domain-containing protein translates to MGGAWWKLSGGYGRCEVVRLGRCVQSGFVLPHGRVCFGQGESPVKLFAKLFGKSAREGSDNATSRHRAQPSEAEGQGGERPMFRDQVAGPGGDISGGQGAPSVDPAQSGRIGFGEPSTSGTGGGFTSDPYASHAPAGQPRQEDPSMSALVCTRCGNRNAENSRFCSNCGAPLRAGATPERPSETTSTISISGLEAYDSEVTGQTQLPALSPEAQAAVDALPLGSALLVVRRGPNAGSRFLLDSDLTTAGRHPQSDIFLDDVTVSRRHVEFRRGQDGSFTVADVGSLNGTYVNRERIDQVALHNGDEVQIGKYRLVFYASQRGY, encoded by the coding sequence ATGGGTGGTGCGTGGTGGAAACTGTCTGGTGGATACGGACGTTGTGAGGTTGTCCGGCTCGGCCGGTGTGTTCAGTCAGGGTTCGTCCTGCCCCACGGGCGGGTCTGTTTCGGTCAAGGGGAATCGCCCGTGAAGTTGTTTGCGAAGTTGTTCGGCAAGAGCGCGCGAGAGGGCAGCGACAACGCGACCTCCCGTCATCGCGCGCAGCCTTCGGAAGCGGAGGGCCAGGGCGGTGAGCGCCCCATGTTCCGGGACCAGGTCGCTGGTCCGGGAGGTGACATTTCCGGAGGTCAGGGCGCGCCGTCTGTTGACCCTGCCCAGTCGGGCCGCATAGGTTTCGGGGAACCGTCAACCTCAGGTACGGGTGGAGGGTTTACTTCAGACCCGTATGCGTCCCATGCCCCGGCGGGGCAGCCGCGGCAGGAGGATCCGTCGATGTCGGCCCTGGTGTGTACGAGGTGCGGTAACCGGAACGCGGAGAACAGCCGCTTCTGCTCGAACTGCGGTGCCCCGCTGCGGGCCGGCGCGACCCCCGAGCGGCCCTCCGAGACGACCTCGACGATCTCCATCTCCGGCCTCGAGGCCTATGACTCCGAGGTCACCGGCCAGACCCAGCTGCCGGCGCTCTCCCCGGAGGCCCAGGCCGCCGTGGACGCGCTCCCGCTCGGCTCGGCGCTCCTGGTCGTGCGCCGCGGGCCGAACGCGGGCAGCCGCTTCCTGCTGGACAGTGATCTGACCACGGCGGGCCGTCACCCGCAGAGCGACATCTTCCTGGACGACGTGACGGTGTCGCGTCGCCATGTGGAGTTCCGCCGAGGCCAGGACGGTTCGTTCACGGTCGCCGACGTGGGCAGCCTGAACGGCACCTACGTCAACCGCGAGCGGATCGACCAGGTCGCCCTGCACAACGGCGACGAGGTGCAGATCGGCAAGTACCGGCTGGTCTTCTACGCGAGCCAGCGGGGCTACTGA
- a CDS encoding CDP-alcohol phosphatidyltransferase family protein, with translation MEVQETRVQTDRVLTIPNILSMARLLGVPVFLWLVLWPEFGGPKVDGWAFLVIALSGVSDYLDGMLARRWNQISSLGRLLDPAADRLYILSTLVGLTWREILPMWLTAALLLRELVLLVMVGILRRHGYPPPQVNFLGKAATFNLMCAFPLLLLSDGSGWISSLTAIFGWAFAGWGTTLYWWAGILYVVQVRRLVSADAMAD, from the coding sequence GTGGAGGTACAGGAGACCCGGGTCCAGACGGACCGGGTCCTCACCATCCCGAACATTCTCAGCATGGCGCGGCTCCTTGGTGTGCCCGTCTTCCTGTGGTTGGTTCTCTGGCCCGAGTTCGGCGGCCCCAAGGTCGACGGCTGGGCCTTCCTGGTGATCGCTCTCAGCGGCGTCAGTGACTATCTGGACGGCATGCTGGCGCGACGCTGGAACCAGATCAGCAGCCTTGGCCGGCTTCTCGATCCCGCGGCTGACAGGTTGTACATTCTGTCGACTCTCGTGGGCCTCACCTGGCGCGAGATTCTGCCAATGTGGTTGACCGCTGCACTGCTCTTGCGGGAACTGGTTCTGCTGGTGATGGTGGGCATCCTCAGACGGCACGGCTATCCGCCGCCGCAGGTGAACTTCCTGGGGAAGGCGGCTACCTTCAACCTGATGTGCGCCTTCCCGTTGCTGTTGCTCAGTGACGGAAGCGGATGGATCTCGTCACTGACTGCTATTTTCGGATGGGCGTTCGCCGGATGGGGTACAACGCTGTACTGGTGGGCAGGGATCCTCTACGTGGTTCAGGTCCGCCGACTCGTCAGTGCGGACGCCATGGCCGATTGA